Proteins encoded by one window of Sinorhizobium arboris LMG 14919:
- a CDS encoding putative 2-aminoethylphosphonate ABC transporter ATP-binding protein: MKHATAPAEPAMPASATRRIERRPFLEIGGLWKAYGDFVALRDIDLQVKEGEFICFLGPSGCGKTTLLRAIAGLDIQSRGTICQGGQDISRLPPAQRDYGIVFQSYALFPNLTVEKNIAFGLENIGRPRREIVSRVSELLKLVGLSSQGRKYPAQLSGGQQQRVALARAMAISPGLLLLDEPLSALDAKVRVHLRHEIKELQRKLGVTTIMVTHDQEEALSMADRIVVMNHGGIEQVGTPTEIYRHPKTLFVADFIGETNQFPATVVTGAQVEIGHTRFACAEHRLPPGAAAVAAVRPADIIPHGAAAHRATGLDAVGNADNLIDAHVEDMEFLGMFWRTRLSAPRLKEKALVADFSTNAVRRLSIEIGSAIQVEIPQERLLLFAKA; encoded by the coding sequence ATGAAACATGCAACAGCCCCCGCGGAGCCGGCCATGCCCGCATCCGCTACCCGTCGGATCGAAAGACGGCCATTCCTTGAAATCGGCGGACTCTGGAAAGCCTATGGCGATTTCGTCGCGCTCCGCGACATCGACCTCCAGGTGAAGGAGGGCGAATTCATCTGTTTTCTCGGGCCTTCCGGCTGCGGAAAGACCACGCTGCTCAGGGCCATCGCCGGCCTGGACATTCAGTCTCGAGGCACCATTTGCCAAGGCGGGCAGGATATTTCGAGGCTGCCGCCGGCGCAGCGCGACTATGGCATCGTCTTTCAGTCCTACGCGCTATTCCCGAATCTTACCGTCGAGAAGAACATCGCCTTCGGGCTGGAGAATATCGGCCGCCCGCGGCGCGAAATCGTCTCACGAGTCTCTGAGCTTCTGAAACTCGTCGGTTTGAGCAGCCAGGGCCGGAAATACCCGGCTCAGCTGTCCGGCGGACAGCAGCAGCGCGTGGCACTTGCCCGCGCCATGGCGATCTCGCCGGGGCTGCTGCTTCTCGATGAGCCCCTGTCGGCGCTCGACGCCAAGGTACGCGTTCATCTGAGACACGAGATCAAGGAGCTGCAGCGCAAGCTCGGCGTCACAACGATCATGGTCACGCATGATCAGGAAGAGGCCCTCTCCATGGCCGACCGCATCGTCGTCATGAACCATGGCGGCATCGAACAGGTAGGTACGCCGACCGAGATCTATCGCCACCCGAAGACACTCTTCGTCGCCGATTTCATCGGCGAGACCAACCAGTTCCCCGCAACGGTCGTGACGGGGGCGCAAGTCGAGATCGGGCACACGCGATTTGCCTGTGCCGAGCACCGGCTGCCCCCAGGTGCCGCGGCCGTAGCCGCGGTCCGGCCGGCCGACATCATCCCGCACGGTGCCGCCGCCCATAGGGCGACCGGGCTCGATGCCGTGGGGAATGCGGACAATCTCATCGACGCGCATGTGGAGGATATGGAATTTCTCGGCATGTTCTGGCGCACACGGCTCTCAGCCCCGCGCCTGAAAGAGAAGGCGCTGGTGGCGGACTTCTCGACAAACGCCGTTCGCCGGCTGAGCATCGAGATCGGCAGCGCCATCCAGGTCGAAATCCCGCAGGAACGCCTGCTCCTTTTTGCGAAGGCCTGA
- a CDS encoding putative 2-aminoethylphosphonate ABC transporter substrate-binding protein — protein sequence MPFSKIFLGAATALIVTSSAAYAETELTVYTSIEAVDLDRYKETFEKAHPDITINWVRDSTGVMTAKLLAEKDNPQADVVWGVAATSLLLLKSEGMLEPYSPKNVEALDPRFVDSDKPPSWVGMDAYVAALCYNTVEAEKLGLTPPTSWKDLTKPEYKGHVVMPNPNSSGTGFLDVSAWLQTFGEEEAWSFMDALHENIAAYTHSGSKPCKMAASGETVIGVSFEFPGAKAKTSGAPIDIIFPSEGSGWEAEATAIIAGTANLDAAKTLVDWSISKEANEMYNVGYAVVAYPGVAKPIENLPDNVADKMIKNDFEWAANNRARILKEWQKRYDAKSEPKS from the coding sequence ATGCCGTTTTCAAAGATATTCCTGGGCGCAGCGACTGCCCTCATCGTCACATCTTCCGCCGCCTACGCCGAAACCGAGCTAACGGTCTACACGTCCATCGAAGCGGTCGACCTCGACCGTTACAAGGAGACCTTCGAGAAGGCCCACCCCGACATCACGATCAACTGGGTCCGCGACTCCACCGGGGTCATGACGGCCAAGCTTCTGGCGGAGAAAGACAATCCGCAGGCCGACGTGGTCTGGGGAGTGGCTGCGACATCGCTGCTGCTGCTGAAGTCAGAGGGCATGCTCGAACCTTATTCTCCGAAGAACGTAGAGGCGCTCGACCCGAGATTCGTGGATAGCGACAAGCCGCCGAGCTGGGTGGGGATGGACGCCTATGTGGCGGCTCTCTGTTACAATACGGTGGAGGCCGAGAAGCTTGGCCTGACGCCACCAACCAGCTGGAAGGATCTCACGAAGCCCGAATACAAGGGCCACGTCGTTATGCCCAATCCCAATTCTTCCGGCACTGGCTTCCTCGATGTCTCCGCCTGGCTTCAGACGTTCGGCGAAGAGGAAGCCTGGTCTTTCATGGACGCCCTGCACGAGAACATCGCCGCCTATACCCATTCGGGCTCAAAGCCTTGCAAGATGGCGGCATCAGGCGAAACCGTCATCGGCGTGTCCTTCGAGTTCCCGGGCGCCAAGGCCAAAACGTCGGGCGCGCCCATCGATATCATTTTTCCTTCTGAGGGATCGGGTTGGGAAGCCGAGGCCACGGCGATCATCGCCGGGACAGCCAATCTCGATGCGGCGAAAACGCTGGTCGACTGGTCGATTAGCAAGGAAGCCAACGAGATGTACAATGTCGGCTATGCCGTCGTGGCTTATCCCGGGGTCGCCAAGCCGATCGAGAATCTTCCCGACAACGTCGCCGACAAGATGATCAAGAACGACTTCGAATGGGCCGCAAACAACCGCGCCCGCATTCTGAAGGAATGGCAGAAGCGCTACGACGCGAAATCCGAGCCCAAGTCCTGA
- the phnY gene encoding phosphonoacetaldehyde dehydrogenase, producing the protein MTKAEVTIAVRHEPMRIAGRLIDTDDRIEVRYPWNDTVVGTVPAGRAEHAREAFAIAAAYQAKLTRYERQKILLATAEALAARKEEISDVITLELGISKADSLYEVGRAFDVFTLAGQMCIRDDGEIFSCDLTPHGKARKIFTMREPLTAISAITPFNHPLNMVAHKVAPAIATNNCVVVKPTELTPMTALLLADILYEAGLPPEMLSVVTGWPADIGMEMITNPHVDLVTFTGSVPVGKLIAANAHYKRQVLELGGNDPLIILNDLSDDDLAMAADLAVAGATKNSGQRCTAVKRILCQESVADRFVPMVLERAKRLRFGDPMDRSTDLGTVIHKKAAALFEQRVMRAAEEGADILYHPGRSGALLPPIVVDRVPHQSDLVLEETFGPIIPVVRVPDDDDATIALSNSTAFGLSSGVCTNDYRRMQKYIAGLKVGTVNIWEVPGYRIEMSPFGGIKDSGNGYKEGVIEAMKSFTNVKTFSLPWP; encoded by the coding sequence ATGACGAAGGCGGAGGTCACAATCGCAGTGCGCCACGAACCGATGCGAATAGCCGGGCGCCTTATCGACACGGACGACCGCATAGAAGTCCGCTATCCCTGGAACGACACTGTCGTCGGCACCGTGCCCGCCGGCCGCGCCGAGCACGCAAGAGAAGCATTTGCGATCGCGGCCGCCTATCAGGCGAAGCTCACGCGTTACGAGCGGCAGAAAATCCTGCTGGCGACCGCGGAGGCGCTGGCCGCCCGCAAGGAGGAGATTTCCGACGTCATCACGCTGGAACTCGGCATCTCGAAAGCGGACTCGCTCTATGAAGTCGGGCGCGCCTTCGACGTCTTTACGCTTGCCGGCCAGATGTGCATCCGCGACGACGGCGAAATCTTCTCCTGCGACCTCACGCCCCACGGAAAGGCGCGCAAGATTTTTACGATGCGCGAGCCCCTGACCGCAATTTCCGCGATCACCCCGTTCAATCACCCGTTGAACATGGTGGCGCACAAGGTCGCGCCGGCGATTGCCACCAACAACTGTGTGGTGGTGAAGCCGACCGAGCTCACGCCGATGACGGCGCTGCTGCTCGCCGACATTCTTTACGAAGCTGGCCTGCCGCCGGAAATGCTTTCGGTCGTCACCGGCTGGCCTGCCGATATCGGCATGGAAATGATCACCAATCCGCATGTCGATCTCGTCACCTTCACAGGCAGCGTTCCTGTCGGGAAACTTATCGCCGCCAACGCGCACTACAAGCGCCAGGTACTCGAACTCGGCGGCAACGACCCGTTGATCATCCTCAACGACCTGTCCGACGACGACCTCGCCATGGCGGCCGACCTGGCGGTCGCGGGGGCGACGAAGAACTCGGGCCAGCGCTGCACGGCGGTCAAGCGCATTCTCTGCCAGGAAAGCGTTGCGGACCGTTTCGTGCCGATGGTCCTCGAACGGGCGAAACGCTTGCGTTTCGGGGATCCGATGGATCGCTCTACCGACCTCGGGACCGTCATTCATAAAAAGGCGGCGGCACTTTTCGAGCAGAGGGTGATGCGTGCGGCGGAGGAGGGGGCCGACATTCTCTATCACCCGGGGCGCAGCGGCGCACTCCTGCCACCGATCGTCGTCGATCGGGTGCCGCATCAGTCGGACCTCGTGCTGGAGGAGACCTTCGGCCCGATCATACCGGTCGTGCGGGTTCCCGACGACGACGACGCAACGATCGCCCTGTCGAACTCCACGGCCTTCGGCCTCTCCTCCGGTGTCTGCACCAATGATTACCGCAGGATGCAGAAGTACATAGCCGGACTGAAGGTCGGAACGGTCAACATCTGGGAAGTGCCCGGCTATCGCATTGAAATGTCGCCCTTCGGCGGGATCAAGGACTCCGGAAACGGCTATAAGGAAGGCGTGATCGAGGCGATGAAAAGCTTCACCAACGTCAAGACTTTTTCGCTGCCCTGGCCGTAA
- the phnA gene encoding phosphonoacetate hydrolase, translating to MNQMSKISVTVNGRRYPWPRVPAIAICLDGCEPAYLDAAIDAGLMPALTRIRERGAVRLAHSVIPSFTNPNNLSIATGSPPAVHGICGNYLYEPATGEEVMMNDPKFLRAPTIFQAFYDAGARVVVVTAKDKLRALLGKGLRFDEERAVCFSSEKSDKTTRAEHGIDDASAWLGRPVPEVYSAALSEFVFAAGVKLLREFRPDIMYLTTTDYIQHKYAPGVPEANSFYEMFDRYLAELDGLGAAIVVTADHGMKPKHKEDGSPDVIYVQDLLDEWLGKDAARVILPITDPYVVHHGALGSFATAYLPDACDRSQVMARLKAIQGVDVVLDRKEACRRFELPEDRIGDIVLVSSENKTLGTSEHRHDLAALDEPLRSHGGLTEQEVPFIVNRALPEVPNAPRLRNFDAFFYAVTAAAEAGAEGAL from the coding sequence ATGAACCAGATGTCCAAGATTTCGGTGACGGTGAATGGCCGCCGCTATCCGTGGCCCCGCGTGCCCGCAATTGCGATCTGCCTCGACGGATGCGAGCCCGCCTATCTCGATGCGGCGATCGACGCCGGGCTGATGCCCGCGCTGACGCGCATCCGGGAACGGGGCGCCGTGCGGCTGGCGCACAGCGTCATCCCGAGCTTTACCAATCCCAACAATCTCTCGATCGCAACCGGCAGCCCGCCGGCGGTGCACGGGATTTGCGGGAATTACCTCTATGAGCCAGCGACGGGCGAAGAGGTGATGATGAATGATCCCAAGTTCCTGCGCGCCCCCACCATTTTCCAGGCGTTCTATGATGCGGGTGCCCGGGTCGTCGTCGTTACCGCGAAGGACAAGCTGCGGGCGCTGCTCGGAAAAGGGCTCCGTTTCGACGAAGAGCGCGCCGTCTGCTTCTCGTCCGAAAAATCGGACAAGACGACCCGCGCGGAGCACGGTATCGACGATGCTTCTGCCTGGCTCGGCCGGCCGGTGCCCGAGGTCTATTCGGCGGCGCTTTCGGAATTCGTCTTCGCTGCGGGCGTCAAGCTGCTCAGGGAGTTTCGTCCCGACATCATGTATCTGACGACGACCGACTATATTCAGCACAAATATGCTCCCGGCGTTCCGGAAGCCAATTCCTTCTACGAAATGTTCGACCGATATCTCGCGGAACTGGACGGGCTCGGAGCAGCCATCGTCGTCACCGCCGATCACGGCATGAAACCGAAGCACAAGGAGGACGGCTCACCCGACGTCATCTATGTTCAGGACCTGCTCGACGAATGGCTCGGCAAGGATGCGGCCCGTGTCATCCTGCCGATCACCGACCCCTATGTCGTGCATCACGGCGCGCTCGGGTCCTTCGCTACCGCCTATCTTCCGGACGCATGCGACCGCAGCCAGGTCATGGCAAGGCTGAAAGCGATCCAGGGCGTCGACGTCGTGCTCGACCGCAAGGAAGCGTGCCGGCGCTTCGAGCTGCCGGAAGACCGCATCGGCGACATCGTCCTCGTTTCATCCGAAAACAAGACGCTCGGCACCAGCGAGCACCGGCACGACCTGGCCGCCCTCGACGAACCGTTGCGCTCCCATGGAGGGCTGACCGAGCAGGAGGTTCCCTTCATCGTCAACCGCGCTCTGCCCGAAGTCCCGAATGCTCCCCGTCTTCGCAACTTCGATGCGTTTTTCTATGCGGTAACGGCGGCGGCCGAGGCCGGTGCGGAGGGAGCGCTATGA
- a CDS encoding 2-aminoethylphosphonate--pyruvate transaminase, which produces MSADAKTNDALEAPRLGEPYLLTPGPLTTAFSVKEAMLRDWGSWDADFRGMTAELRRELLAIAGAESDEYDCVPMQGSGSFSVEAMLGSFIPRDGKVLVLMNGAYGQRIAQTLKYLGRAHVAIDKGDYMPPRGSEVAAALDADPAITHVVVVHCETSSGILNPLKEISEAVYSRNRKLLVDSMSAFGAVPAGVDDFRYEAIVSSANKCIEGVPGFGFVIARKSELEAAKDRSHSLSLDVHAQWSYMNKTGQWRFTPPTHVVAAFLEALRLHRKEGGVAGRGARYASNRDVMVAGMRQLGFETLLGDEWLSPIIVTFFSPAHPNFNFARFYELMKVRGFIIYPGKLTVVDSFRIGCIGQMDAHVMRKVVAAAAASLAEMGVDTATPPALALAERARLAA; this is translated from the coding sequence ATGTCCGCAGATGCAAAGACGAATGACGCTCTCGAAGCGCCGAGGTTGGGCGAGCCGTACCTGCTGACGCCTGGGCCGCTGACCACCGCCTTTTCCGTAAAGGAGGCGATGCTGCGCGACTGGGGTTCCTGGGACGCTGACTTCCGGGGCATGACGGCCGAATTGCGCCGTGAACTGCTTGCGATCGCGGGAGCCGAGAGCGACGAATACGATTGCGTCCCCATGCAGGGCAGCGGCTCCTTCTCAGTGGAAGCCATGCTCGGCAGCTTCATTCCCCGCGACGGCAAGGTTCTCGTGCTGATGAACGGGGCCTACGGTCAGCGCATCGCCCAGACGCTCAAATATCTCGGCCGTGCTCACGTCGCGATCGACAAGGGCGACTATATGCCCCCGCGCGGCAGCGAGGTAGCGGCCGCTCTCGATGCAGATCCGGCAATTACCCATGTTGTGGTCGTCCATTGCGAGACGAGTTCGGGCATTCTCAATCCTCTCAAGGAAATTTCCGAGGCAGTCTACAGCCGCAACCGCAAGCTGCTGGTCGACAGCATGAGTGCCTTCGGAGCAGTGCCCGCCGGTGTCGATGATTTCCGCTACGAGGCGATCGTTTCCTCCGCCAATAAATGCATCGAGGGCGTTCCGGGTTTCGGCTTCGTCATCGCGCGCAAGTCGGAACTGGAGGCGGCGAAGGATCGCAGCCATTCCTTGAGTCTCGACGTCCATGCGCAATGGTCCTACATGAACAAGACGGGCCAATGGCGCTTTACTCCGCCGACCCATGTCGTCGCCGCCTTTCTCGAGGCGCTGCGGCTGCATCGCAAGGAAGGCGGTGTTGCCGGACGCGGCGCGCGCTACGCGAGCAACCGCGACGTCATGGTCGCCGGCATGCGCCAGCTCGGCTTCGAGACATTGCTCGGCGACGAATGGCTCTCGCCCATTATCGTGACCTTCTTCAGCCCCGCCCATCCGAACTTCAATTTCGCGCGTTTCTACGAATTGATGAAGGTGAGGGGCTTCATCATCTATCCCGGAAAACTCACCGTCGTCGACAGCTTCCGGATCGGCTGCATCGGCCAGATGGATGCCCATGTGATGCGCAAGGTGGTGGCTGCCGCCGCCGCGAGCCTTGCGGAGATGGGGGTCGACACCGCCACCCCGCCGGCGCTCGCCCTTGCCGAGCGCGCCCGCCTCGCCGCCTGA
- a CDS encoding Na/Pi cotransporter family protein, whose product MTLVTLSLHLAGATVLLLYAVHLVRSGVENAYGTSLKRVLARGGERRLYAAAGGTTLAVLLQSSTAVAMLASGLSAGGYLTLNTSLAVLLGADFGSALVVRILSFDLGWLSPLLLAAGGLLYLKGRNDKPRELGRMLLGIALVLMSLKLIGEATLPLKQSDVLPAIVGYLAQDRVTAFAAAVLFTWIVHSSVAVLILILGFAAQGLLPIEAGLPLILGANLGSGMIAVWLTRGLSAEARRVATGNLLFRAFGAAMALPLIGPLSAQLQHLGATPAEQLVHFHLAFNACLLIFCLPLSQLAAGAVTSLVKSEFGSSEHSDTLARRISALDQTLLASPDAALAAATREVLFMGEVVERMLCPVMELLEHPRPEKIEEIRRLDGYVNRAHRDIKLYLAAIHRGVLDERQSRRGVELIDIAINLEHAGDIVSKTLVEIARDKLENGNRFSDEGWTELKLLHASVRDNMRLAFNLLVSDDPAMARQLVREKERVRALVRESHERHLARLRAGRPESVESSNMHLEVARALKEVNSLLATLAYPILKQRGDLLESRLALVKA is encoded by the coding sequence ATGACTCTTGTTACCCTCTCGCTGCATCTCGCCGGCGCGACCGTGCTGCTGCTTTACGCGGTGCATCTCGTCCGCAGCGGCGTCGAGAACGCCTATGGCACGTCGTTGAAGCGTGTGCTGGCAAGGGGAGGTGAGCGCCGCCTTTATGCCGCCGCGGGCGGCACGACCCTTGCAGTCCTGCTGCAAAGCTCGACCGCCGTGGCGATGCTTGCCTCCGGTCTTTCGGCAGGCGGCTACCTGACGCTGAACACGAGCCTTGCCGTCCTGCTGGGAGCGGATTTCGGCTCGGCGCTGGTGGTTCGTATTCTCTCCTTCGACCTGGGCTGGCTGTCGCCGCTCCTGCTTGCGGCCGGCGGGCTGCTTTACCTGAAGGGCAGAAACGACAAGCCTCGCGAACTCGGCCGCATGCTGCTCGGCATCGCCCTCGTCCTTATGTCGCTGAAGCTGATCGGCGAAGCCACCTTGCCGTTGAAGCAGAGCGACGTATTGCCCGCCATCGTCGGCTATCTCGCGCAAGACCGGGTGACGGCCTTCGCGGCGGCGGTGCTCTTCACCTGGATCGTGCATTCCAGCGTCGCGGTCCTGATCCTCATCCTGGGTTTCGCCGCTCAGGGACTTTTGCCGATCGAGGCTGGCCTGCCACTGATCCTCGGCGCCAATCTCGGCAGCGGGATGATCGCGGTGTGGCTGACGCGCGGGCTCTCGGCCGAGGCGCGTCGCGTCGCGACAGGCAACCTCCTTTTCCGGGCTTTCGGCGCCGCGATGGCCTTGCCGCTGATCGGCCCCTTGTCAGCCCAGCTTCAACATCTTGGCGCGACGCCGGCGGAGCAGCTCGTTCACTTTCATCTGGCCTTCAACGCCTGCCTACTGATCTTTTGCCTGCCGCTTTCGCAGCTTGCCGCCGGCGCCGTTACTTCGCTCGTCAAATCTGAATTCGGGAGCTCCGAACACAGCGACACACTTGCCCGAAGAATCAGCGCGCTGGACCAGACTCTGCTCGCGAGCCCGGACGCGGCACTCGCTGCTGCAACACGCGAAGTGCTGTTCATGGGCGAGGTGGTCGAGCGGATGCTTTGTCCGGTGATGGAGCTTCTGGAACATCCGAGACCGGAGAAGATCGAGGAAATCCGCCGGCTCGACGGCTATGTCAACCGCGCCCACCGCGACATCAAGCTCTATCTAGCCGCAATCCATCGCGGCGTGCTCGACGAGCGTCAGTCGCGGCGGGGTGTAGAACTCATCGACATCGCCATCAATCTCGAACATGCCGGCGACATCGTATCCAAGACGCTGGTCGAAATCGCCCGCGACAAGCTGGAGAACGGCAACAGGTTCTCCGATGAGGGCTGGACCGAGCTCAAGCTGCTTCACGCCAGCGTGCGCGACAACATGCGTCTCGCATTCAACCTGCTGGTGTCGGATGACCCGGCGATGGCGCGGCAGCTCGTCCGGGAGAAGGAGCGGGTACGCGCGCTCGTACGCGAAAGTCACGAGCGGCATCTGGCGAGATTGCGGGCCGGGCGCCCGGAAAGCGTCGAGTCCAGCAACATGCACCTCGAAGTCGCGCGGGCGCTGAAGGAGGTGAACTCCCTCCTGGCCACGCTTGCCTACCCGATCTTGAAGCAGCGAGGGGATCTGCTCGAGAGCCGGCTCGCACTCGTCAAAGCATAA
- a CDS encoding LysR family transcriptional regulator — translation MRYVQLRAFHNVAVCGGFSRAAEALFLTQPAVSDQVRKLEEEYDVLLFNRNKKQVTLTQAGHQLLEITRRMFDTEQQALDLLSESRALRAGTLRIVADAAHHLLHILAAFRQKYPSVQISLRAGNTETVITSLYSYEADIGVLGEVPESREFDIVKLNSTPIIAFASTEHPIARRSTVSLEELSGQPLVMRERGSKTRQKLEDFAAAAGVVLKPAIEAEGREAVREIVAAGAGVGFVSAAEFGRDGRLAPIEIVGAEMLMDEALICLKERSGGKLVRAFFEIARSLAER, via the coding sequence ATGCGTTACGTCCAGCTTCGCGCGTTCCACAATGTTGCGGTGTGCGGAGGCTTCTCCCGTGCGGCAGAGGCGCTGTTCCTCACGCAGCCGGCCGTGTCGGATCAGGTGCGCAAGCTGGAAGAGGAATATGACGTGCTCCTCTTCAACCGGAACAAGAAGCAGGTGACGCTGACCCAGGCGGGCCACCAGCTGCTGGAGATCACCCGGCGCATGTTCGACACCGAGCAGCAGGCGCTCGATCTGCTTTCGGAATCACGCGCATTGCGGGCCGGGACGCTTCGCATCGTCGCCGACGCCGCCCACCATCTGCTTCACATCCTCGCGGCCTTTCGTCAGAAATATCCATCGGTTCAAATCTCACTGAGGGCCGGCAATACGGAAACGGTCATCACCAGCCTTTATTCCTACGAGGCCGACATCGGCGTGCTCGGCGAGGTTCCCGAAAGCCGGGAGTTCGACATCGTCAAGCTGAACTCGACGCCGATCATTGCTTTCGCGTCGACCGAACATCCGATCGCCCGCAGAAGCACTGTCAGTCTCGAGGAACTCTCGGGCCAGCCGCTGGTGATGCGCGAGCGCGGTTCGAAGACGCGGCAGAAGCTCGAGGATTTCGCGGCCGCCGCTGGCGTCGTCCTGAAGCCGGCGATCGAAGCGGAAGGCCGGGAGGCCGTGAGGGAGATCGTCGCGGCCGGCGCCGGGGTAGGCTTCGTCTCAGCCGCGGAATTCGGCCGGGATGGACGTCTCGCGCCGATCGAGATCGTCGGCGCCGAAATGCTGATGGACGAGGCGTTGATCTGCCTGAAGGAGCGCAGCGGCGGAAAGCTCGTGCGCGCCTTCTTCGAGATTGCCCGCTCGCTGGCGGAGAGGTGA